In Lolium perenne isolate Kyuss_39 chromosome 5, Kyuss_2.0, whole genome shotgun sequence, the sequence ggaccggccggtccggtccctggcccggtcggaccggcccccgcgccggccagtccggcgccaggcccggttgaccgggtttctcggggAATCTGTTGATGTGGCAATTGAGCAATGGCCAgaattcaagtgacactataaatacctcttctcctacctctgaaggggtagacactacactacaagctgttcttgagctctctctctcatactccattgttagaaacaccaaaagcctcagatctccctcctcccccACCCAagttcaaatccctccggggaaacgatagaggaggacccgatctactgttctaccaagccaaatctcattcccccttgtattcatcaagaagcttgctctctagggttccttggataccctaggtgggcaagagtggtccggaagcatctgggctgtggatttgctcctgacaagattgtgaaggtttgaagGCTACctcaagtctaccacaagtgagtgagctattccttcgtgggataggctccggagaatagggtgagccttcgtggcgcggggaatccttcgtgagaCCTCCActtctccaaacgtgacgtaccttcttgcaaacgaagggaacacgggaataaaccctcgtctccgcgtgctatcgattatctctaaccgaactctttaattgtgatttaactgcctgtaagagccttcgtgctcgagttagttgtatcctcatataggttgtttcacctagtttgcattaggctcacctttatattttgcaaagcctaatattgtaaagaaagaattaaaatctgtagaaacctattcaccccccctctaggtttaccatctctgaactttcacttTGCCGCGCAACGCCGCTGGGATTTCGGCTTCTCCCGCCATGCCGAGGCGGAGCGCCCGCGCGAACGGCGTTGTCGATTTTCGTCTCGCCAGTGCCTGTCCCCAGAGAAATGCCAAAATAAGCGTTCCTCCCGAGGGAGCCTGTCTTGTCTTAGGAGTGCTTTAATACCCATGCGATGCAAAAATACGGATGAGTCTAGCAACCAAACGGGCCAAAAATATTAGACCAATGCGAGCGGAGGGagtcctaagggcatctccaacagggcgacccatcccgcgcgtccggatgggtcgaaacggacaaaaacccggcccaacgcggggacgcaccgcaaaagcggacggccgcggcgtccggaacgacgcaaacccggcccaaatctgggctaggtttgcgtggccgcggatggcacgcgccgtccgctcgcgtccgcgcgctggtcgcctcgtctcccttgggcccacccgtcggtgaccagggagtctattaaatggggactggaggggatctggccctccactccagtccccactccactccccgagcaaaaccgccgccatggccccgaagcgacggttcgctcccggagccaATGACGACGAGGCCAGCAGCAGTCGGCGTCGGCCGCCGGCGCTGCGGGCCGGAGGAACcgcggcggcctccacatcggagaggccgcccgcggcggtgcggcattgccgcaaccgccgcctctcctcatcgagcccaagccggagtcctcggaggaggacccggacctccCGCGCCGCCCTgatcatctcggcggcggaggaggaggcgaaatggccgcaactccatgcggccattcgcatctccgaaatggaggaggcggcgcggcgggaggtggaGGACGCGGAGGGCCGGGAGCTCTACGCCTGTGCCCTccaggcgcgacgggaggaggaggaggaggcggcgcggcggaggaGGCCAGCGCCGCGCCGACGAGCGGCTAGCGCCGCCAGAGGACAGGTGCGCCGGCTgaggaggcggcgccagaggctgTGCGCGCCGCCGGGCAGAGAGGCAGCAGCGCCTCCAGTGCGGCgcggtggctccggacccccactcgccgtgggaggaggccccgtggtctccctggccggagtccccggcgcggtcgagccacaacaaggtgcctcgccgcccggggacctcgacgacgccgccgacgacgcccacaggggctaggcggcgcaccggcggccaccgcgccgccgaccaaaccctagagggttttttattttctgtttatattttagtttaaatttaaaagcccatataggggcttcttttgttagttttatttgcccaaaatagggctatgtactaaatttgcccaaaatagggcatatgtttaatcaAATATCGTTTAAATTTgccattttcattttttttttttgagaagagccattttcattttgttttcgtGTTTCTCCAATTTgtgatgcgtccgcgcgttgggcgtagcgcgcgacccaaacggacacgcggacgcgggacgctgtccgcgtgtccgggcggcgacccaaacggcccaaaacggacggcccagcgagtccgtttgggtcgcgcggttggagatgccctaagctacCAAACACGCCCGAAGAGAAGGACAAGAATTGAGATTCAAGGAGAAGCCCCGCCTATACACTCGAACGTTCTTCCTtttgtacttgtccaccaagcctgCCCCGCACCGCATGCATGCCCGCCAGCGAGCGGCGACACGCGCGCGTTGGTGTTCAGCGCCACATCCGCCCACTAGAAAGAAACTGGTTTCTCCTCCCCCGCTGCAGGCCCGCCGCACACGTAGCTCTCGCCGACTGGTCGACACGCGCGCCAAGCCGCGATCCGGGCCCACCAATCAGCGACACAACCCCATGGGCCCACCCTTCGATATAGCGACGAACTGCCAGAGCTTTTCGCTCGAAAGGCCCAAGGCAAGAGCTCCTTCCTTCCTTCCCGTCGACGTCGCCGCATTTCCCTTTTTCCCaatccgcctccgcctcctctcTCCACCACCGAAGCTCCGCTCATGCTTCTCCCCTCCCCGCCCCGCCCCcgcctccccgccgccgccgcggcccaCCGGAgcgccgcgcccgccgccgcGCCCTTCTTCCTCGTGCTCCGCCGCCGCCAGCGCCGGCGGCGCCACCGGCCCTACACCCTCCTCCGCGCCTCGCTGCCCGACCTCCTCGCCAGCCTCCCGGCCTCCCTCGCGCTCGTCGGGCccgcggcggcggccgcggccgcCGCCCTCGTCTCCTCCTTCGCCTCCCCCGCCTCCTACCTCCGCCCCCCCCGCCCCCCCCcgccccccccctcccccctccccctcctcctcctccgccggcgaCTGGATCCTCTTCACCACCCCGACGCCCTTCAACCGCTGCGTGCTGCTGCGGTGCCCCTCCGTGTCCTTCGAGGACGGCGGCCTGCTCCTCGACGGCGTCAACGACCGCCTGCTCACCCACGACCGCCACTACGTCAACCTCAGCCGCGGCCgcatccccgccgccgccgccgccgcgcaggGCGCCGGGGCCCCCAGTGAGGAGGTGTCCTACCAGAGGCTCTGCATCCCCGCGGAGGACGGCGGGGTCATCGCGCTCGACTGGCCCGCCAATCTCGACCTCCACAAGGAGCATGGCCTCGATTCCACCGTGCTCGTCGTGCCCGGCACCCCCGACGGCAGCATGGACAGCGGCGTCCAGATGTTCGTGCTCGACGCGCTCAAGAGCGGCTACTTCCCCATTGTCATGAACCCCAGGGGATGCGGCGGGTCACCGCTTACCACGCCCAGGTAAAATCATTCACCGTTCTTTCACAGTCTACAACTCTTGATGGTTATATACAAGTTTTGAGGTGTGGCAGTGATGGATATCTTGCCTAACATCTGTGTAGGTTCTAAACAAACTGCTTCTGCAGGTTATTCACAGCGGCCGACAGTGATGATATATGCACAGCAATAGGCTTCATAAACAACAAAAGGCCGTGGACGACAATAATGGGTGTTGGGTGGGGGTACGGTGCCAATATGCTGACAAAGTACCTTGTCGAAGTCGGAGAGTCTACTCCTCTTACAGCTGCTGTTTGTATTGACAATCCTTTTGACCTACAAGAAGCAACGAGATCGTTTCCTCATAATGTAGCTCTTGATCAAAAGCTCACGGCTGGCTTGGTCGATATTCTGCGTGCTAATAAGGTTCTGCCACCACACTCTATAGTCCCCTGAAATGGTCCgaataataattaactccatttgTGAGCAGTCTTTGTAAGGTAGTCGAGATAATTGATGTTTTTTTTTCAGGAACTCTTTCAAGGAAAGGATAAAGACTTTGATGTTCAGAAAGCTTTGTCAGCCAACTGTTTGCGGGACTTTGATGGAGCAATATCCATGGTTTCACATGGGTTTGCTACTGTTGATGATTTCTATGCGAAAAATAGCATGAGGCTATCAGTTGCCCGTGTGAAAATACCTGTACTCTTTATACAGGTATAAGTTCAAAATATAGTTTATATGATCAATGGTATACCTTATTCATGTCACTACATACCATATTATTCTAATGTCAAGTTATCCAAATGTGAAATACTGATCCAGCTTCAGGCCTTGTCAACATCATTTATCTAGTTATCTAATTTAAAGCCATGTTTTGCAGAGTGATGATGGGACTGTGCCACTTCTATCAGTACCACGCAGTTCAATATCAGAAAATCCTTTTACCAGCCTTCTCCTTTGTTCTTGTGTACATTCCACTGTCTTCACCTTTGAGAGGTACACTGCGTTGTGGTGCCAGAATCTTACCTTAGAGGTAAACGTTTCATTTTCTTCATTTTACTCCCTGTGGAGGCATTTTTTGTGCCATCTCAAAGAGGAGTTTATATGCATATTTCTGAGTCTTCACCATGATATCTTCCCCCTCCCCCTTCCTGTTCTGTTGGTGTGTGCTGAGTGTATGGGCAAGCACGTGGATGCTCACTCATGATGGGCTTAAGCGTTTCTCCTGGACCTTTTGTTTGATCTACTAGGAGTTGTTTAACCGTTGACAGATCCATTTTAAGCAATTGAACCGAACACTACTTCTTGTAGTACTCCATAGTATCTAACATTCTTATGGATCATGATTCCGAGTACTTATTCCATGTTGCTTATTCCAGCTGTCACTTTTAACTTTTTTTTTGGGGGATTTATGCAGTGGCTGTCAGCAGTGGAGTTTGCGCTTCTGAAGGGTCGACATCCGCTCATAAAAGATGTGGACATCACTATTAACCCATCCAAATCTCTAGCATTCATTGAACCTCAACCAGATAACAAGAAGGTCCCAAAAGATAATAATTTTCATGAGCAATCACAACTGATTTTTTATAATAATGTCCCACATGGAACAAATGGGCTGCTCACTGGTTCTCCAAATGAAAATGCCGGTACTGAAAACAGTGGAAGTGGGCTGTTAGAAGATAATGGTTACATGGATAGGGTTAGCAAAGATTCGGATGAAGAAGAGTCACAAGAAGAGTCAGAAGAGAGTTCTGAAGATGATGAAAGGGGTCATGTACTACAATCcgcaaatcttgtgatgaatatgCTGGATGCTACAATGCCTGGTACTCTCGATGATGATCAAAAGAAGAAGGTAGATAAGACTTATCAGATATTCTCTGGTGtagtaaaattatccatgcatcgTAACATTTCATTTACAAAACTATAGGCCACTCCCTAAACATCCTAAGTTTGTTTTGACAGTGTATGCATCCTAAGTTACTTTGCTGCACGATGTTTAGTTTTTTAGTTTTATTATTACTGAGGGAGATCTTGCAAGATGCTCTAACTTACCTCTTAAGAGGTAAGACCGTAAGAGGCATATTTAATCCTAGCCGTGCATTGTTCAAATGTAAATTTTGCCATGCCAAGCTTCTTAAATGTTTATTTCTTGTCATAAGGTTATGATGGCAGTGGAACAAGGTGAATCTCTTGTGAAAGCTCTAGAAGAAGCTGTACCTGAAGATGTGCGTGGAAAGCTTACAACTTCTCTGACTGAAATTTTACAATCTAGACGAGGCAATTTCAATTTAGAGGCACTGAAGCGCGGCTGGACTAGTGTAAGATCATCCACCCGGTCAGTGGTCCAAGAAAAGGTCAAAGAGTCAGATCAGGAGAGTGGACATAAGGATGCCAAAATGCTTGATCAGGACAGAAGTGTTACATCCATTGGCGAGGGAGACCAAACGGACACTAATTTGACCTCAAGCGACAGGAATCCTGGAGAAGGGACTGATCTATTACAAGGAAAGCCTTACCAACCTTCTGGAACTCTTGGAATTGGAATTGAAACAGGAAGTGAACAGACTCAACTCAAATCAGAGAAAGGAAACTCTGGAGAAAATGAAAGCAGTGAAGAACAGCACAGGGCCGATGAGGGAAGTGAAACAGCTCCAAGTAATGTTTCGGATAATCAATCAATGACCAACTCAAATGGGGCTCCTAGAGAGCAAGTGCAGTCCGAAGATTCTACAGCAGAGCCGAATCCACAGTCTAATGCGATAGATAAGGAAGGTGACGCAGTTCGTGCCAATGAAGATAAGACTGCACATAATGTTGTTGATCAGAGCATGCAAGTCTCTAAGCCAGAAGAATCTAGACCTCCCCCAGTTAATGTGACACAGGCATTGGATGCCTTAACTGGATTTGATGACTCGACTCAAATGGCTGTCAACAGTGTATTTGGAGTTCTCGAAAATATGATTGACCAGTTTCAAAAACATCGTGACTCTGAGAATGGGGACAATTCTGAGGGAACCACTGATGAACCTTCTGTAGACGAGACAGAGTCTGATGTGACAGCCAATGTGGACAATGAGTTGAGTGGGAAGGAAAAAAAACCATCCTCTGATCAGCCGCAACATAGTATTTCTGTTGAAGCTCGTCCAATAATGTCTGAGGATTACACTTCTGGTGAGACTGTTTCTGATATAATCGTCCCACCTTCGAAAGGAAAGATAAGAGATTCTAAAAAAAACAAACATGGGAAGTATGTGAATGGTGATATTACAAAGCAGGGCAGTGACTCACCTGATTATTTATTGGATATAGCTGCCAATCCTTATTTGAAGGTGCAGCATGCTTTGTACCTTCATGAGTATCTTTCAAGACAATTGCAACTACAGTCACCAGATTTGAACTCAGCAACTGATCTTTTCCTTGATCCGCAAGAGGGTAAATGGAAACTAGCAGATCAAATGGACAATCTGCAA encodes:
- the LOC127301457 gene encoding uncharacterized protein, translating into MDSGVQMFVLDALKSGYFPIVMNPRGCGGSPLTTPRLFTAADSDDICTAIGFINNKRPWTTIMGVGWGYGANMLTKYLVEVGESTPLTAAVCIDNPFDLQEATRSFPHNVALDQKLTAGLVDILRANKELFQGKDKDFDVQKALSANCLRDFDGAISMVSHGFATVDDFYAKNSMRLSVARVKIPVLFIQSDDGTVPLLSVPRSSISENPFTSLLLCSCVHSTVFTFERYTALWCQNLTLEWLSAVEFALLKGRHPLIKDVDITINPSKSLAFIEPQPDNKKVPKDNNFHEQSQLIFYNNVPHGTNGLLTGSPNENAGTENSGSGLLEDNGYMDRVSKDSDEEESQEESEESSEDDERGHVLQSANLVMNMLDATMPGTLDDDQKKKVMMAVEQGESLVKALEEAVPEDVRGKLTTSLTEILQSRRGNFNLEALKRGWTSVRSSTRSVVQEKVKESDQESGHKDAKMLDQDRSVTSIGEGDQTDTNLTSSDRNPGEGTDLLQGKPYQPSGTLGIGIETGSEQTQLKSEKGNSGENESSEEQHRADEGSETAPSNVSDNQSMTNSNGAPREQVQSEDSTAEPNPQSNAIDKEGDAVRANEDKTAHNVVDQSMQVSKPEESRPPPVNVTQALDALTGFDDSTQMAVNSVFGVLENMIDQFQKHRDSENGDNSEGTTDEPSVDETESDVTANVDNELSGKEKKPSSDQPQHSISVEARPIMSEDYTSGETVSDIIVPPSKGKIRDSKKNKHGKYVNGDITKQGSDSPDYLLDIAANPYLKVQHALYLHEYLSRQLQLQSPDLNSATDLFLDPQEGKWKLADQMDNLQDGISKSDKHNSIEEEIERADSSQALPRRDNVMFPSYSLLGNFAGNEKLPGNALRQTLTYFITDELSNVLKTEVGRKLGLKSTEKLQRRLAHDVERLATQVSRTIVRDCELYRATSVQRNPTTVKFGVVHGENVIEAVSTAVQQSADLRNVLPVGVIVGVALASLRNYFHVGVSKHDNLTKAAVKSGILNEDLIVQDADKANIDNPSSRKKLENTDHHIEKTGQHKQQEITRSEGKGMMVGAVTAALGASAFVAHHQQKEVEEHEIDETEQEKSQNNLVNSFAERAMSVAAPVVPTKGDGEVDHDRLVAVLAELGQRGGILKFVGKIALLWGGIRGAMSLTDRLILFLRISERPLLQRILGFSFMVLVLWSPVVIPLLPTLVQSWTISASTGIVGDACIVGLYVSIMILVMLWGKRIRGYENPVEQYGMNLTSVSRVQEFLQGLVGGVAVVWLVHSTSILLGFATLREGPSSFLARPFDLLKYSSNSLLLALRGFITATSIAVVEEVVFRSWLPEEVAVDLGYYHAILMSGLAFSLIHRSLPSVPGFLLLSLVLFGLKQRTRGNLAAPIGMRSGIMTASYLTRSSSIITFKPETPLWMISTYHLHPFDGAIGLSICALLAILFFPQKPGQKDTSLS